The nucleotide window TCCACAGTCGCTTGCTGGAGCGGGCTGCCAAGTTGTCTGACAAGATGGGCGGCGGCTCCATGACAGCGTTGCCGATCATTGAGACCCAGGCTGGTGACGTCTCGGCCTATATCCCGACCAACGTCATTTCGATCACGGACGGTCAGATCTTCCTGGAGACGGACCTGTTCAACGCAGGTGTTCGCCCTGCCGTGAACGCTGGTATCTCAGTGTCTCGTGTGGGCGGCGCGGCCCAGACCAAAGCGATGAAGAAGATGGGCGGTTTGCGCCTTGAATTGGCCCAATACCGCGAGTTGGCTGCGTTCTCGCAGTTTGCCTCGGACCTTGATAAGGCCACCCAGGCGCAGCTTTACCGTGGTCAGCGCCTCACCGAGTTGCTGAAGCAACCTCAGTACGCCCCACTCTCCGTCGGTGAACAGGTGATCCTGATCTATTCGGGCACCTCGGGCTTGCTTGACGATGTGGAGGTCACGGCGGTCGGTCGCTTCAAGGCCGAACTGCTGGCGTACCTGAGCAGTCAGCGCCCGGAAATCGAACGCGCCATCACCGAGACCGGCGTGCTCGACGACGAGACGACCCAGAAGATGCGCGACGCCATTGACACCTTCAAAAAGACGGTGTTCAGCGGCAACTCGTCGAAGAACGCGTAGGGAGGCTCGAGATGGGAGGAAACGCCCGGGAAATTCGGGCGCGCATCAAGAGCGTCAAGAACACCGAAAAGATCACCCGTGCCATGCAGATGGTGGCAGCGGCCAAGGTTCGTCGCGCGCGGGAACGCGTGGAGGCGGCCCAGCCTTATGCCATCGCCATGGACCAGGTTTTTCGGCAAGTGGCGTCTCAGGTGCCGCCGAGTGAATATCGCTCGCCCTTGCTTGAGAAGCGTCGGATCCGCAAGGTGGCATTGATCGTCATCACCTCGGATCGGGGCCTGTGTGGTGGCTACAACGCCAACGTCCTGCGGATGGCCATGAACCGCTACCGCTTCTGGCTGGATGAGCACGACGAGGCGAAACTGATCGTGGTGGGCACCAAGGGAGTGCAGTTCTTCAAAGACGAGCAGTTCGATGTGGTGGCCAGACTCCAGAACCTGCCGGCCATCCCGACGCCGCACGAAGCGGCTCGGATCGTCAAGCTCGCGACGGACCTGTATGCCTCGGGGCAGGCGGACCTGGTCGAGCTGATCCATACCAACTTTCGCTCAATGGTCAGTCTGGTGCCCACTGATACGGTGCTTTTGCCGGCCTCGGTGCCGGGCCGGGAGCAAGACCCCCATTCGCTGGACGCTTATGTGCCCGACGGTCCGCCGCAGGCGCAGTATCTGTATGAGCCAAGCCCGGATGTGGTGCTCGACGCGATGGTGCCGAAGTACCTCGAAACGCTGGTCTACCAAGCCTTGCTCGAGTCCGCGGCTTCCGAGCTGGCGGCCAAGATGACGGCCATGAGCGCCGCATCCAAGAATGCAAAGGAACTCGCGGCCGAACTCACGCTGGTCTACAACAAGGCGCGACAGGCTTCGATCACCCAGGAAATCCTCGAGGTTGTCGGCGGCGCTGCTGCCCTCTAACCCGATTGTGTAAGGAGACATTCAATGTCGGCAGTTTCGACGGATACGCATATCGGCGAAGTGACCCAGGTGATCGGTCCGGTCATCGTCGTCAACTTCCCTTCTGGCCACCTGCCTGCGATCTACAACGCGGTGCGGGTTGAGGCCGTGACCGAGACGGGGAAGGCTCTGGCCATTACCGCCGAGGTCCAGCAACACCTGGGTGACAATCGCGTCAAGGCGGTGGCGATGAGTTCCACCGATGGCATTCAACGGGGGATGAAGGCGGTCGACACGGGCGCTCCCATCTCCGTGCCTGTGGGCAAGGTGACCTTGGGGCGCATCTGGAACGTCTTGGGCGAAGCCATCGATCAGCAGGCCGAACCGACCATTCAGGAACGCTGGCCGATCCACCGGGCCGCGCCGGTGCTGACCAGCCTGGAAGTGACGCCGCAAGTTTTCGAGACGGGCATCAAGGTCGTCGATCTCCTCGCCCCCTACGCCAAGGGCGGCAAGATTGGTTTGTTTGGTGGGGCCGGTGTCGGCAAGACGGTGTTGATCCAGGAGCTGATCCACAACCTGGCCAAACAGCACGGCGGTGTCTCCGTGTTTGGCGGGGTGGGAGAGCGCACGCGCGAAGGCAACGACCTCTATCACGAGTTTATCGAGTCGAACGTTATCGACAAGGTGGCGCTGGTTTACGGCCAGATGAATGAGCCGCCCGGAGCCCGCATGCGGGTCGGGTTGAGTGCGCTGACGATGGCCGAATACTTCCGGGACACCCAGAAGATGGACGTGCTGTTGTTCATCGATAACATTTTCCGCTTCACGCAGGCGGGTTCTGAAGTGTCCGCGCTGCTTGGGCGTATGCCCTCTGCCGTCGGTTACCAGCCAACGCTGGCCACCGAGATGGGACAGTTGCAGGAACGCATCACCTCCACCAAGGATGGTTCGATCACCTCGGTTCAGGCCATCTACGTGCCTGCTGACGACCTGACGGACCCGGCGCCGGCTACGGCCTTTGCTCACCTGGACGCCACCACCGTGCTGGATCGCAAACTGACCGAAATTGGTATCTATCCCGCTGTTGATCCATTGGCTTCTACCTCTCGGATGCTCTCCAAGGATATCGTTGGGGAGGAGCATTATGGCACGGCGCGCGAGGTGCAGCGGATCCTTCAGAAATACAAGGAACTTCAGGACATCATCGCGATCTTGGGCATGGACGAACTCTCGGAAGAGGACAAGCTGGTCGTGGCGCGTGCGCGGAAGATCCAGCGGTTCCTTTCCCAGCCGTTCCACGTGGCTGAGGTCTTCACGGGGAACCCCGGGAAGTACGTCAAACTCGCCGACACGATTCGCTCTTTCCGTGAGGTCGTGGAAGGTAAGCACGATGAGCTGCCGGAACAAGCGTTCTACATGGTCGGCACGATCGAAGAGGCCATCGAAAAGGCACAGAAACTGATGGCGCAGGGGTGAGTCCCATGACCAGAACCTTTGAACTGCAGGTTGTAACGCCTGAACGACGGGTTTTTTCCGAACAGGTGAGTTTCGTCTCATTGCGCGGCGCGCAGGGGGAACTCGGCATTCTGCCCGGCCACATCCCGCTCTGTACGACGCTCGCGCCTGGTCTGCTTCAGTACACGCTCGAAGATGGCCGCCAGGGAGTTCTGACGGTCATGGGCGGCTTTCTGAACGTCCAGCCCGATGGGGCGACCGTTCTTGCCGACGTGGCCGAGCGAGCCGAGGAACTGGATGAACATCGGGCTCGCAAAGCCAAGGAACGGGCCGAGCAGCACCTGTCTGAACAGCAGGACGCATTGGCCGAAGCGTCGCTTCAAAGGGCCCTCGTTCGCCTGCGGGCGTTCGAAGTGCTGGGTACGGCTGCAGCACGTCGTTGACCCCCCGATAGGGGTTGATCTGCCCTCTTGGCCCAGGCCAAGAGGGTTTTTTTTGGGGTGACGGGGCCAGCGGGCAGAGGTTATCAAAAGCTTAACGATTCCGATCACTTTCGTTGACATTCGTTTGGCCCGTGTGTTACTTTGGGACAGCACTTGTCAGCGCCTGACGCGTCAAGCCTGGGGTTTCACAGGGGGTGGTGCACCCCCTTTTTGATTGAGCACTCAATGGTGCTCCCCTGACGTCAGGTTTCCACCCGAAAGGACGAGGTACGACCATGCGGGTCATCATCACGCTGGCTTGCAGCGAATGCAAGCGGCGCAATTACGTCACCACCAAGAACAAGAAGACCACTCCAGATCGCCTTGAGAAAAACAAATACTGTCGTTTTTGTCGGGCCCATCATCCCCACAAAGAAACGAAGTAGTTTCGGCGCTCGGAACAGATAAAATCGTGGCTCAAACGGACGACCCCAAACTTCAACTCTCTCCGGTGGACGCGTCAGCATCCTCCACTGGGGACGCGTCTGGTGACGCCGACGCGGGAGAGCAGGCGCGAGAGCGCTCGCTCCAGTTGGGTGGGGGCGTCCCCTCAGGGGCCTTCCTCGGGCGCTATGCGGCCTTTCTCGGGGAAGTCCGAGAGGAGATGCGCAAGGTTACCTGGCCCACGCGCAAGCAGGTCGTGACAGAGACCATCGTCGTGATCTGCGTGGTGATCTTTTTTGCCTTGCTGATCACCGGGGTCGATTCCGTTTTTGCCACGTTTTTTAACTGGTTCTTGTTCGGCAAACCCCTGCCGTGGCAGAACGCATAGCGCTGACGAGGAGTCATACACCGTCATGGCCAAGAAGTGGTACGTCATCAACACCTATTCGGGTTACGAAGACAAGGTTAAAGAGAACTTGCTTCGCCGCGTGGAGACCATGAACCTCACGGACCGCGTGTTTCACGTGGAAGTTCCCGAGGAAACGGTGGTCGAAATCAAGGACGGCAAGCGGGTTGAAAAACCCCGCAAGGTTTTTCCAGGCTATGTCTTGGTTGAGATGGACCTGGACGAGGAGTCCTGGCACGTGG belongs to Candidatus Sericytochromatia bacterium and includes:
- the atpG gene encoding ATP synthase F1 subunit gamma, with the translated sequence MGGNAREIRARIKSVKNTEKITRAMQMVAAAKVRRARERVEAAQPYAIAMDQVFRQVASQVPPSEYRSPLLEKRRIRKVALIVITSDRGLCGGYNANVLRMAMNRYRFWLDEHDEAKLIVVGTKGVQFFKDEQFDVVARLQNLPAIPTPHEAARIVKLATDLYASGQADLVELIHTNFRSMVSLVPTDTVLLPASVPGREQDPHSLDAYVPDGPPQAQYLYEPSPDVVLDAMVPKYLETLVYQALLESAASELAAKMTAMSAASKNAKELAAELTLVYNKARQASITQEILEVVGGAAAL
- the atpD gene encoding F0F1 ATP synthase subunit beta is translated as MSAVSTDTHIGEVTQVIGPVIVVNFPSGHLPAIYNAVRVEAVTETGKALAITAEVQQHLGDNRVKAVAMSSTDGIQRGMKAVDTGAPISVPVGKVTLGRIWNVLGEAIDQQAEPTIQERWPIHRAAPVLTSLEVTPQVFETGIKVVDLLAPYAKGGKIGLFGGAGVGKTVLIQELIHNLAKQHGGVSVFGGVGERTREGNDLYHEFIESNVIDKVALVYGQMNEPPGARMRVGLSALTMAEYFRDTQKMDVLLFIDNIFRFTQAGSEVSALLGRMPSAVGYQPTLATEMGQLQERITSTKDGSITSVQAIYVPADDLTDPAPATAFAHLDATTVLDRKLTEIGIYPAVDPLASTSRMLSKDIVGEEHYGTAREVQRILQKYKELQDIIAILGMDELSEEDKLVVARARKIQRFLSQPFHVAEVFTGNPGKYVKLADTIRSFREVVEGKHDELPEQAFYMVGTIEEAIEKAQKLMAQG
- a CDS encoding F0F1 ATP synthase subunit epsilon; this translates as MTRTFELQVVTPERRVFSEQVSFVSLRGAQGELGILPGHIPLCTTLAPGLLQYTLEDGRQGVLTVMGGFLNVQPDGATVLADVAERAEELDEHRARKAKERAEQHLSEQQDALAEASLQRALVRLRAFEVLGTAAARR
- the rpmG gene encoding 50S ribosomal protein L33, with translation MRVIITLACSECKRRNYVTTKNKKTTPDRLEKNKYCRFCRAHHPHKETK
- the secE gene encoding preprotein translocase subunit SecE; protein product: MAQTDDPKLQLSPVDASASSTGDASGDADAGEQARERSLQLGGGVPSGAFLGRYAAFLGEVREEMRKVTWPTRKQVVTETIVVICVVIFFALLITGVDSVFATFFNWFLFGKPLPWQNA